From the genome of Hymenobacter sp. PAMC 26628, one region includes:
- a CDS encoding T9SS type A sorting domain-containing protein, producing MQAAPNGRQLAFGHLTTAGTRPSLGLFDFDPATGAVSNYVSLGVLLDANSPCFSPDNTKLYVPDFRRQPNGQGRNVITQFDLQAGDGAAIAASGQSIVAGNPATNISATVLSETVYLLQNGPDGRMYGASGYQGPGAPLSDNANVFYVIGRPNARGFACDVRAQRFDFGGRSGTGGLPNFMQHYFNGLEPAPADTACDPAQATVFPNPATAAFQVRQPGTCFLPYALAVYDAVGRKVLGRTVAGNASEAPVEVAGLAAGVYVVELRFAQRTVVKKLVKL from the coding sequence ATGCAGGCCGCACCCAACGGCCGCCAGCTGGCCTTCGGCCACCTCACCACCGCCGGCACCCGCCCGTCCTTGGGGCTGTTTGATTTTGACCCCGCCACCGGGGCCGTTTCCAACTACGTGAGCCTGGGGGTCTTGCTTGACGCCAACAGCCCTTGCTTCTCGCCCGATAACACCAAGCTCTACGTGCCAGACTTCCGCCGGCAGCCAAACGGCCAGGGCCGCAACGTCATCACCCAGTTTGATTTGCAAGCCGGCGACGGGGCCGCCATTGCGGCTTCGGGCCAGAGCATCGTCGCGGGCAATCCGGCCACCAACATCAGCGCCACGGTACTGAGCGAAACCGTTTACCTGCTGCAAAACGGTCCCGACGGGCGCATGTACGGGGCCAGTGGCTACCAGGGCCCTGGCGCGCCGCTGAGCGACAACGCCAACGTGTTTTACGTCATCGGCCGGCCCAACGCCCGGGGCTTTGCCTGCGACGTGCGCGCCCAGCGTTTCGATTTTGGCGGGCGCAGCGGCACGGGGGGCCTGCCCAACTTCATGCAGCACTACTTCAATGGCCTGGAACCCGCGCCGGCGGATACGGCCTGCGACCCGGCGCAAGCCACCGTGTTTCCCAACCCGGCCACCGCGGCCTTTCAAGTGCGGCAGCCCGGCACGTGCTTCCTGCCCTACGCGCTGGCGGTGTACGACGCGGTGGGGCGCAAAGTGCTCGGCCGAACGGTGGCCGGCAACGCCAGCGAAGCGCCGGTGGAAGTGGCCGGCCTGGCCGCGGGCGTGTACGTGGTCGAATTGCGCTTCGCCCAGCGCACCGTGGTAAAAAAACTAGTGAAACTGTAG